The genomic interval GACAACGGCGGGGTGTACTTCGTCCCGGCGTTCTCGGGCCTGTTCGCGCCCTACTGGCGCTCCGACGCGCGCGGCGTCATCGTCGGCCTGTCCCGCTACAGCAACAACGCGCATCTGGCGCGCGCCGCGCTGGAGGCCATCTGTTATCAGACCCGCGATGTCGTGGAGGCCATGCAGGCCGACTCCGGCGTGCGATTGGACGTGCTGCGCGTGGACGGCGGTGTCACCGCCAACGAGCTGTGCATGCAGTTGCAGGCCGACTTCCTCGGGGTGCCGGTGTCGCGGCCGGTGGTGTCGGAGACCACCGCGCTCGGCGCCGCCTACGCCGCCGGGCTCGCGGTCGGCTTCTGGAAGGACGTCGACGAACTGGCCCAGAACTGGCAGGAATCCAAGCGCTGGACCCCGACATCGAGCGAGGAGCAACGCGAACGCGGCTACGCGCGATGGAAGAAGGCAGTGGCCCGCACGCTCGACTGGGTCGACGTCGACGACTGACCCGTACCGAACACGAGAGAGAAATACCGCTGTGACAACACAATTGGATCCGCAGTACCGGGCCGAGGCGCTGCGCTCACTGGGCCGCGACGACATCGACGTCCTGATCATCGGCGGCGGCGTGGTCGGCGCCGGGGCCGCGCTGGACGCCGCCGCGCGCGGCCTGACCACCGTCGTGGTCGAGGCCCGCGACTGGGCGGCCGGCACCTCGAGCCGCTCCAGCAAACTCATCCACGGCGGGCTGCGATATCTGGAGCAGCTGGACTTCGCGCTGGTACGAGAGGCGCTGAAGGAGCGCGGCCTGCTGCTGAACCGGCTCGCCCCGCACCTGGTACATCCGGTGTCGTTCCTGTTCCCGCTGCGGCGGCACTGGGAGCGGCCCTACATCGGCGCGGGCGTCGCGCTCTACGACACCCTCGGCGGGGCCCGCGCACTGCCCATGCACCGGCATCTGAGCCGTTCGCGCGCACTGGAATTCGCGCCCGCGCTGCGCGCCGACGCCCTCACCGGCGCCATCCGCTATTTCGACGCGCAGGTCGACGACGCACGGCACACCATGATGCTGGCCCGCACCGCCGCCCAGCACGGCGCCACCGTCCTGACCCGAACCAAGGTGACGGCATTGCTGCGCGAGCACGATCGGGTGGTCGGCGCGACGGTCACCGATCTCGAGAGCGGGCGCAGCTACGACGTGCGGGCCCGCAGCGTGATCAGCGCGACGGGCGTATGGACCGACGAGATGAACGCCATGACCGGCGTGCCTTTCCCCTTCCGGGTGCGCATGTCCAAGGGCGTGCACATCATGGTGCCGCGCGACCGGCTGGACCTGCACACCGGCCTGATCATGAAGACCGAGAAGAGCGTGCTGTTCGTGATCCCGTGGCGCGAGCACTGGATCATCGGCACCACCGACACCGACTGGTCGCTGGATCGCGACCACCCGGTGGCAACCGCGACGGACGTGCGCTACATCCTCGATCACGTCAATTCCCTACTGCGCGAACCGATTTCCGAGGACGACATCGTCGGCACCTACGCCGGGCTGCGGCCGCTGCTGTCGGGCGCCTCCGACGACACCGCGAAGCTGTCGCGCGAACACGCGGTGGCCGAACCGGTTCCGGGGCTGTTCGTGATCGCGGGCGGCAAATACACCACCTACCGGGTGATGGCCGCCGATGTCGTCGACGCCGCGGTGGCGGGCTTCGGCCGGGCCGTGGCGCCGTCGGTGACCGAGAATCTGCCGGTGCTCGGCGCGGTCGGCTATCACGAATTGCGCGCCGACGCCGGGACGGTCGCGCGCCGGGCGGGCCTGCCGGTCGAGACGGTGACGCATCTGCTCGAGCGGTACGGCTCGCTGGCCACCGAGCTGCTCGCGATGATCGACACCGCGCCGGAGCTGGGCATGCGGCTGCCGGGCGGCGGCGATTATCTCGGCGTGGAGGCGGTGTACGCGGTCACCCACGAGGGCGCGCTGCATCTGGACGACATCCTCACCCGCCGCACCCGCATCTCCATCGAGGTACCCGACCGCGGCCTGGCCGCCGCCGCGGTGGTCGCGGACCTCGTCGCGGGCCATCTGGACTGGGACGAGGCCACCAAGGCCGCCGAACTGGCCCGCTATCGCGACCGGGTCCGGGCCGAACTCACCGCCAACGCGGCCGCCGACGACGTGTCGGCGAACGCGGCCCGGTTGGTGGCGGTGTCCTGAGGAGACGGCCCGGGCCGGATGTCGTTGTGCGGCAGGCTCAGTGCACGGTCACGTCGAGCGAGAACTGCTGCGCCGGGGCGGGGTCACCGGGGCGCACCGAGACCAGGGTCAGGTGGGTGGCGCCGCGATCCCCGGCGGTGAAGGCCCACACCGAGTTGCCGGGGCCGCCGGGCATCAGGTCGCCCGGGTTCTGGCGGAATTGCGGCTCACCCTCCTGCCGCAGCACGGCCTGGTCGAGGTCGGCGACCTGCCAGTGGTAGCCGGTGGACGGGGTGTCCGGCAGGGCCACCACCAGTTCCTGACCGGACGACAGGGTGACAGCCTGGCCGTCGGCGTCCGCGCCCAGCACCACCGGTTCGGCGATCGGCGCGGCGCTCATGCCGGGCAGCGGGTCGGCCGCCGCTATCACGTTCGGCCCACCGGCCGTCAGCGCCAGTCCGAACACAACCATCAGCAAAGGTGTACGCACCACAGTCCTTCCAATTACGTCGAGGCGCTCACACCTTACAGTCGCCGCCGCGGCGGTCGGCCTCGGATCCGCGAAAACGGCTCGGCACCAATTGCTTCCATCCAGCACGACCGCCCGGACCAGTCCTTCCGGCCGTCGTTCACTCCTTGCGGGCGAGACCCCCGTACGCACCGGACAGCTCCGGCCGCTCCCCGACGTCGGCCGGGTTCTCGGGCCGCCACAGCGGCAGGTGCACCAGGCCCGGCTCGAGCAGGGTCCAGTCTCCGAAGAACGCCGCGATCTCGTCCTTGCCGCGCAGCACGATCTCGGTGGAGGTGCGGCCGGAGAGCTTCTGCGCCTCCAGCACCTCCGCGGGCTGCCCGTCCGCGGTGGCGTGCGTGATCGCGATGTAGCTGCCGGGCACGACCGCCTCCTGCAGCCGCGCCACGCAACCGGCGGGGTCGGCGTCATCGGGCACGAAGTGCAGCACCCCGAGCAACAGCACCGCGACGGGCTGGCCGAAGTCCAGCAGCCGGGTCACCTCCGGGTCACCGAGAATCGTCTCGGGATCGGCCATATCGGCCTGCACGACGCTCGCGCGCTCGTTCCCGGCGAGGATCGCCTGGCTGTGCGCGACGGCGACCGGGTCGATATCGACATAGACCACCCGCGACTCGGGATTGCGCGCCTGCGCCACCTCGTGCACGTTGCCGACCGTCGGAATGCCCGAACCGAGGTCGAGGAACTGGGTGATCCCGGCGTCGACCAGGTCGCGCACGCATCGGCGCAGCAGATCCCGGTTGGCGCGCATGGTTTCGGCGACGTTCGGGGTGAACGATTCGATCTGGCGGGCCAGCACCCGATCGATCTCGAAATTGTGCATGCCGCCGACGAAGAAATCGTAGACTCGCGAGGCGCTGGGCCGGTCCAGATCGATTCCCTCGGGCGCCCAACTCGGTCTGGTCATCGCAAAACCTCTCTGCACCGGAAGACGAAGCATCGCAATCGTATTCGAGCAACCTTCGAAACGTGTGCGGTTCACACGCGGCGACGCCGCCGACTAGGATCGAAATTTATGGCGTGGGAAGGGTCCGACGACGTCCTGCACGCCGATCTGGCCGAGCGGTGGGCGGCCGCACTCGGTGGCGGGGCCCGCGATCACGTCGTGCCGCTGAGCGCCGCCGAGGTACGCGACCTGTTGACCGGACTGGCCGCCGACCTGCACGCGGTGTCGCACGCCGGCGGCACCGCACGCGCGGCCGAGGCCGGCGGCCGGCTGGCGCGCGCCCATTTCGTCGGCGACGAGGTGCTGGGCCGCAGCATCGCCGTGCTCAGCACCCACTTCGCGGCCACCGGGGTGAACGCGCACCGGGCCGCGGAGGTGCTGGCCGCCTTCGCCTCCGGTTATGTGCGGGCGTTCCGGGCCTGGTTGCTGAGCGAACAGGAGAGCGTGCACGCCGCGGATCTGGCCGCGCGGCAGCTGGCCGAACAGCGGCTGCGCACCAGTGAGGCGCGGTTGCGGGCGGTGTTCTCGCAGGCGGGGATCGGCACCGGGCTGTCGGATATGACCGGCCGCATCATCGAGGTCAACCACGCCTTCGCCGCGCTGCTGGGCTACCGGCCCGAGGAAATGGCCGAACTCAACGTCGCCGAGCTCACCCATCCCGACGACCCCCCGGAGATGTGGCAGCTGTACGCGGGCGTGCTGCGCGGCGACCACGACAACGTGCAGCTGGAGAAGGCATATCGGCACCGCGACGGCCACACGGTATGGACCAATATCAACGTGTCGCTCATCCGCGACGAACAGGGCCTGCCGCAGTACACGCTGGTGCTGGTGGAGGACATCTCCGAGCAGCGCGTGCTGCGCGAGCGGCTGCACTACCGCGCCCACCACGACCCGCTCACCGGGCTGGCCAACCGGAGCCGCTTCTTCGACGCGCTCACCACCGCGTTCGCCGATCCGGACGCCCGCGTCGGGCTCTGCTACGTCGATCTGGACCACTTCAAGAGCGTCAACGACACCTTCGGTCACGCCGCGGGCGACGAACTGCTGACCCAGGCCGCCGCGCGCCTGAGCGCCTGCATCACCGAGCCGGATCATCTGGTGGCGCGCATGGGCGGCGACGAGTTCGTGGTCCTGGTGCCCCGCGCGGCCAGCGGCGGCGACCTCGCGCGGCTGGCCCGTACGGTGCTGGACGCGTTCACCCGGCCCTTCGACATCCACGGCCATCGGCTCAATGTCAGCGCCAGCGTCGGGGTGACGGTACAGCGCGCGGGGCACACCAGCACCGACGAGCTGCTGCAGGCCGCCGACACCACCATGTACTGGGCCAAGGCCGACGGCCGCGGCCGCTACGCGATGTTCGACGCCGACCGCCGCCGCCGCGAGCACACCCGCGCCGAGTTGTCCGCGGCGATGCCCGCGGCGCTGGGCCGGGGCGAGTTCTTCCTGGACTTCCAGCCGATCGTCGCGCTCAGCGGCCGGGCGCCGGTGGCGGTGGAGGCGCTGGTCCGCTGGCGGCATCCGGATCTCGGCGTACTCACCCCGGCCCGGTTCGTGGAGCTGGCCGAGGACGGCGGGCACATCGGAGCGCTGGGCGCGGTCGTGCTCACCGACTCCTGCCGCGCCGCACGCGATTGGCACGACAGCTACGGCCCGCGCACGCCGGTGCTCAGCGTCAATGTCTCGGCCGCGGAGGTGGCCGACCCGACCTGGCTGGACCGGGTGCGGCGGACCATCGACGACACCGGGATCGACCCGCACCGGCTGCAGCTGGAGCTGACCGAGCGGGCGTTCATGCACGCGGCCGGTCGGCCGCTGCAGGCCCTGCGCGCGCTCGCCGAGGCCGGGGTGCGCATCGCCATCGACGACTTCGGCACCGGCTACTCGAATCTGGCCTACCTCGGCCGACTGCCGCTGCACGTGGTGAAGCTGGCCGGGCCGTTCATCCACCGCATCCGCACGCCCGGCACGTCCAGCCGCAGCGACCTGCTGGTGCTGCAGAGCATCATCGATCTGAGCCATCAGCTGGGCCTCACCGTCACCGCCGAATGCGTGGAGACCCAGCACCAGGCCGAGCGGCTGCTGGACATGGGCTGCGATACCGCGCAGGGCTGGTTCTTCCACCACCCGATGCCGTCCGAGCAGATCGCGAAGGTGCTGGCCGAGACCGAATTCACCTGGCCGCCCGCGCTATTCGAGCCGGGCCTGCCCGGGCGGCCGGAGCCGCGGCCCAGGCGGTGACGGCCCCGGCCTCGCGAGGCGCGGCGTACCGCGATGACCGGGGCCGCGGCTGATCTCCCGACCAAACCCGCACCCGCCCGGGCGTCGTGTTGCACACTTATTCACTATGCTCACGATCTACTACGGGTTGTTCCTCCTGCTGCTGGAGGGCGAAAAGCTCTTGGAGCAGATCCTGCAGCAGTGACGCCGGCTCATACCGCCTCCGTCCGCTCCGGCTCGCTCCCGCCGAGCACGACCGCCAGGTCGGTGCGGCGGGTGACGCCGAGCTTGCGATAGACGCGAGTGAGGTGCTGTTCGACGGTACTGGTGGTGATGTGCAGATCCCGCGCGATGTCGCGATTGCGGCACCCGGCCGCCGCCAGCCGCGCCACCTTCAGTTCCGACGGGCTCAGCGTGTCGAGGGCCCCGCGCGGATTGTCGGTCGGCGGCACCGAGTGCAGGCCCGGCGCGCGAGCACCCGCCAGCCGCGCCCGCAACGGTTCCGCGCCGCACTGTTCGGCCAGCCGCAGGGCCCGGCGCGTCGCGGTGCGCGCCCGATCCCGCTCCCCGATGTCGAGGTATGCCTGCGCGAGATCGGCCAGCGCCGTGGCCAATTCGAGCCTGTCGGGACCCGCTCCGGCGATTTCGGTCGCCTTGCGCAACAGCCCCACCCGCTGTGCGGGCGCGCTGGTCGCGGCGACCAACCGTAACGAGGTCGCGCCGCTGGAATGCCGGGTGGCGCCGCGAATGTGGTGCACGTGCGCCGCCGCCCATCGGCGCGCCGCGGCCATGTCGCCGGCCGCCACATACGTCTCGGCCAGATCGTTGCGCCAGGCCGCTATGCCCGGAATGTCCATGCGCCAGCGCCGCATTCGCTCGCCGCACAGCGTGAAATCCGCCAGCGCCGCCTCGTGCTCGCCGAGGGCGAGCCGGTAGCGGCCCCGCGCGCGCAGATAGTGCAGGCCGATCCGGGACAACGGCACCGTGTCGGGCAGTTCGGTGTCGAGGTAGGCGGCGGCCTCGCGATAGCGCCCCGCCGCCGTCGACGCCTCTACCAGGCCGGCGACCGCCAAACCCGCATAGATGCCCAGACTTTCGCCGCGCACCCGGCCCAGCGCGCTGCCCGCGTGCCCGATGGCGGCGTCCAGCGCGCCCGCGCGCACGAACATCGCCGACCGCCAGATCGCGAAGATCGACTGCCAGGCCGGCGCCCGCCGCGCCGCCGCCTCCAGCATCAGCGACTCGCACCAGATCGCCGCCGAATCCAGCCGGTCGCTGTAGACCATGCCGTCGAGCACCATCAGCAGCGCGCCGAAGGTGGTGTCGTCGAGGCGGTGCGCACGCACCAGCCGCTGCGCCCGCGCCATGGCGTGGTCACACGCGCCGTGGGTGAACACGTCCGACAGCAGGCGGGCCGCGTCGGCGTCGGATTCGGCCCAGCCGCTGCGCAGATACGCTGCGGCACGGTCGGATTCGGCGACTCGGGCCGGGTCCTCGGCCCCGTCCAGCAGGCCCGGATAATGACAGGCCAGCCATTCCCGCAGCGCCGACCAGCCCGCGACGCCGGTCTCGTCCCCGGCGCGGGCGGCGGCGCGCAGGAACCGCAGCGCCACCGCCGCGTCGCCGGTGCGGCCGTGCCACAGCAGGTAGCGGGCCGCCATGGGCAGGCACGCCACCGGCATCGCGCCCCCGCGCACCGCCACCAGCAGCCGGGCGAAGCTGCGGTTGGACGTCGACGGGTTGAGCCGCCAGCGGATCATCGCCAGCATCATCAGCATGACCGCGCGGTCGGCGTCATCGCCGGACAGGCGGCAGGCCAATTCGAGATAGTCGATGGCGCGGTGGATCTCGTCGTCGGCGATGGCGTCCTCGGCGGCCGCACGCAACACCGGCACCGCCCACGGCATCCGGACGTCGTCGGCGCCGAGCAGGTGATCGGCCACCCGCACGGCCGGCGCTCCGCCGTCCTCGAGCACCTGCGCGATCCGGCGGTGCAGCCGCTGCCGCACCGCGACCGGCGCCTCGCGCAACACCGCGTCGCGGACGTCGCGCCGCCGGAACTGCGCGTACGCCACCAGATTCGCCGCGGTGAGATCGCGCACCAGCGCTCGCACCACGGCCGGTTCCGCGTCCAGCACGCGCGCCATGATCCACAGCGCGGTCGGCTGATCCAGTACTGCCAGCAGTTGCGCCACTCGAACCCGTCCGACGCCGCCGCGGCGTAGGAAGGCCAATGCCGCCGGCACCGACCAGGTTCGACCGCGCCCCCCGGCAGAAACGGTCCCACCCGAAATTCTCTGTTCCGATTCTGCGATTCTTTCAACTGCTACCAAGGGAAGCACCCTTACCCAACAGACCGGTCGCTGATTTGTGCGGCCGGTAACGGATACGGTACGAGGACCCCGGCGTCCACCGCTCGTCATGGTAATCGCGTGAACGGCCGAATGTGTTCACAGCGATTTCGGGTAACTACCCCGCGAACCGTGTTCCGCGACAGCGGAATTCGCCGGAAGATCCCATGTTTCACCCACATTGTCTCGATATCCCCCCGCCGGCCGAGCGACCCGAACAAGAACTTGTTCATCGTAAATTATGCACGTCTGCCGGAAAAATGGCGACTTCCGCGCACACGCCGATCAGGCGTATCGGATATTCCGATACGCCCGGTCGGGATCGATAGATTTTTCGAATTGCGCGCTGCCGGCGTCAGCCGCCTTTCCGCCCCGAGCGGCGGCCTGCGCCGGTCCCGCTCGGGGCCCTGAAATTCATGCTATGAGTTCGGTCACACACGGTCCGCGCCCACCGGCCGCGCGTCGG from Nocardia wallacei carries:
- a CDS encoding SAM-dependent methyltransferase; amino-acid sequence: MTRPSWAPEGIDLDRPSASRVYDFFVGGMHNFEIDRVLARQIESFTPNVAETMRANRDLLRRCVRDLVDAGITQFLDLGSGIPTVGNVHEVAQARNPESRVVYVDIDPVAVAHSQAILAGNERASVVQADMADPETILGDPEVTRLLDFGQPVAVLLLGVLHFVPDDADPAGCVARLQEAVVPGSYIAITHATADGQPAEVLEAQKLSGRTSTEIVLRGKDEIAAFFGDWTLLEPGLVHLPLWRPENPADVGERPELSGAYGGLARKE
- a CDS encoding glycerol-3-phosphate dehydrogenase/oxidase, translating into MTTQLDPQYRAEALRSLGRDDIDVLIIGGGVVGAGAALDAAARGLTTVVVEARDWAAGTSSRSSKLIHGGLRYLEQLDFALVREALKERGLLLNRLAPHLVHPVSFLFPLRRHWERPYIGAGVALYDTLGGARALPMHRHLSRSRALEFAPALRADALTGAIRYFDAQVDDARHTMMLARTAAQHGATVLTRTKVTALLREHDRVVGATVTDLESGRSYDVRARSVISATGVWTDEMNAMTGVPFPFRVRMSKGVHIMVPRDRLDLHTGLIMKTEKSVLFVIPWREHWIIGTTDTDWSLDRDHPVATATDVRYILDHVNSLLREPISEDDIVGTYAGLRPLLSGASDDTAKLSREHAVAEPVPGLFVIAGGKYTTYRVMAADVVDAAVAGFGRAVAPSVTENLPVLGAVGYHELRADAGTVARRAGLPVETVTHLLERYGSLATELLAMIDTAPELGMRLPGGGDYLGVEAVYAVTHEGALHLDDILTRRTRISIEVPDRGLAAAAVVADLVAGHLDWDEATKAAELARYRDRVRAELTANAAADDVSANAARLVAVS
- a CDS encoding protease inhibitor I42 family protein; the encoded protein is MVVFGLALTAGGPNVIAAADPLPGMSAAPIAEPVVLGADADGQAVTLSSGQELVVALPDTPSTGYHWQVADLDQAVLRQEGEPQFRQNPGDLMPGGPGNSVWAFTAGDRGATHLTLVSVRPGDPAPAQQFSLDVTVH
- a CDS encoding putative bifunctional diguanylate cyclase/phosphodiesterase, translated to MAWEGSDDVLHADLAERWAAALGGGARDHVVPLSAAEVRDLLTGLAADLHAVSHAGGTARAAEAGGRLARAHFVGDEVLGRSIAVLSTHFAATGVNAHRAAEVLAAFASGYVRAFRAWLLSEQESVHAADLAARQLAEQRLRTSEARLRAVFSQAGIGTGLSDMTGRIIEVNHAFAALLGYRPEEMAELNVAELTHPDDPPEMWQLYAGVLRGDHDNVQLEKAYRHRDGHTVWTNINVSLIRDEQGLPQYTLVLVEDISEQRVLRERLHYRAHHDPLTGLANRSRFFDALTTAFADPDARVGLCYVDLDHFKSVNDTFGHAAGDELLTQAAARLSACITEPDHLVARMGGDEFVVLVPRAASGGDLARLARTVLDAFTRPFDIHGHRLNVSASVGVTVQRAGHTSTDELLQAADTTMYWAKADGRGRYAMFDADRRRREHTRAELSAAMPAALGRGEFFLDFQPIVALSGRAPVAVEALVRWRHPDLGVLTPARFVELAEDGGHIGALGAVVLTDSCRAARDWHDSYGPRTPVLSVNVSAAEVADPTWLDRVRRTIDDTGIDPHRLQLELTERAFMHAAGRPLQALRALAEAGVRIAIDDFGTGYSNLAYLGRLPLHVVKLAGPFIHRIRTPGTSSRSDLLVLQSIIDLSHQLGLTVTAECVETQHQAERLLDMGCDTAQGWFFHHPMPSEQIAKVLAETEFTWPPALFEPGLPGRPEPRPRR
- a CDS encoding helix-turn-helix transcriptional regulator, whose amino-acid sequence is MAQLLAVLDQPTALWIMARVLDAEPAVVRALVRDLTAANLVAYAQFRRRDVRDAVLREAPVAVRQRLHRRIAQVLEDGGAPAVRVADHLLGADDVRMPWAVPVLRAAAEDAIADDEIHRAIDYLELACRLSGDDADRAVMLMMLAMIRWRLNPSTSNRSFARLLVAVRGGAMPVACLPMAARYLLWHGRTGDAAVALRFLRAAARAGDETGVAGWSALREWLACHYPGLLDGAEDPARVAESDRAAAYLRSGWAESDADAARLLSDVFTHGACDHAMARAQRLVRAHRLDDTTFGALLMVLDGMVYSDRLDSAAIWCESLMLEAAARRAPAWQSIFAIWRSAMFVRAGALDAAIGHAGSALGRVRGESLGIYAGLAVAGLVEASTAAGRYREAAAYLDTELPDTVPLSRIGLHYLRARGRYRLALGEHEAALADFTLCGERMRRWRMDIPGIAAWRNDLAETYVAAGDMAAARRWAAAHVHHIRGATRHSSGATSLRLVAATSAPAQRVGLLRKATEIAGAGPDRLELATALADLAQAYLDIGERDRARTATRRALRLAEQCGAEPLRARLAGARAPGLHSVPPTDNPRGALDTLSPSELKVARLAAAGCRNRDIARDLHITTSTVEQHLTRVYRKLGVTRRTDLAVVLGGSEPERTEAV